From the genome of Bifidobacterium asteroides, one region includes:
- a CDS encoding nucleoside hydrolase, which translates to MSASKETVRKIILDLDTGIDDTLALSYVLGSPDAELIGITGTYGNVVLDQGVDNDLRLLAMYGREDIPVFKGIDHPSTTDSFSVPPDSEIFHGANGTGNVEIPAQTDRQASQQSSVDFIIDAVRRYPKGELAVVPTGALTTIAAALEKAPDIVDRISIVMMGGTLTQPGNVGPFAEANINQDPEAANRVFATTADITMVGLDVTTQALMSREDTEALRATGTSAGRFLADMTDYYIDISEKESGVYLGGCNLHDPLAAAVAIDPSLVTTFATNLMVETEGPQRARTIGDPSRLLDTVKNTKVALSIDTERFTRRFMDRLLTLVRKTENER; encoded by the coding sequence GTGTCAGCAAGTAAGGAAACCGTCCGCAAGATCATTCTGGATCTGGACACTGGCATCGATGACACGCTGGCTTTGTCCTACGTCCTGGGTTCCCCGGATGCCGAACTGATCGGGATCACCGGCACCTACGGCAACGTGGTGCTCGACCAAGGCGTCGACAACGATCTGCGGCTGCTGGCCATGTACGGCAGGGAGGACATCCCCGTCTTCAAGGGGATCGACCACCCCAGCACGACCGACTCCTTCAGCGTTCCGCCGGACTCCGAGATCTTCCACGGGGCCAACGGCACTGGAAATGTTGAAATCCCAGCACAGACCGATCGGCAGGCCAGCCAGCAGAGCTCGGTGGACTTCATCATCGACGCAGTCCGCCGTTACCCCAAGGGCGAGCTGGCCGTGGTGCCCACCGGCGCCCTGACTACCATCGCCGCCGCCCTGGAAAAGGCCCCTGACATCGTCGACCGCATCAGCATTGTTATGATGGGCGGCACTCTGACCCAGCCTGGCAACGTGGGACCCTTCGCAGAAGCCAACATCAACCAGGATCCTGAGGCAGCCAACCGGGTCTTCGCCACCACCGCAGACATCACCATGGTTGGTCTGGACGTGACCACCCAGGCTCTGATGAGCCGCGAGGACACCGAGGCCCTGCGCGCCACAGGCACCAGCGCCGGCCGCTTCCTGGCAGACATGACCGACTACTACATCGACATCAGCGAAAAAGAGAGCGGGGTCTACCTGGGGGGCTGCAACCTGCACGACCCCCTGGCCGCCGCCGTAGCCATCGACCCCAGCCTGGTCACCACCTTCGCCACCAACCTGATGGTCGAGACCGAAGGACCACAGCGGGCCCGTACCATCGGTGACCCCAGCAGGCTCCTGGACACAGTCAAGAACACCAAGGTTGCCCTGTCGATCGACACCGAGCGGTTCACCCGGCGCTTCATGGACAGGCTTCTGACCCTGGTGCGCAAGACCGAGAACGAACGATAG
- a CDS encoding InlB B-repeat-containing protein has product MRQRPSLAAAALAILLALSCAPALAGGSSSPSGAATPATLENAGKQDPEAPRPDSRQPDAAGSTLTATPPAPSSPLSASSPLPSSSPLAAPDAPGSRPRARSSAVWTVSFDPAGGSSVGQQAIPDRGQASRPSPDPSKDGYLFDGWFQGNIAYDFNQPVTSSITLTARWTSEDTQHWAISPSQGPTAGNTKTTLTPPKPRGIRFSQISLGWFHSAAIGSDGNLYTWGSNGHGQLGDGTTADKHTPTQVGKPQGAADGFTWKQTSLGENHSAALGSDGQLYAWGSNSSGQLGREPSNAWPASRPGPVGFPGKPQATSICFDQTRQQGACLAAGKNLTPNPDGTWNATTPAYTPGPVPAAIDWTQDGRQQQTDTSNTYRYLSIASLPLTGGNGMLLLLATGLLAAGAAAAAKNRRQQTQTNTSHE; this is encoded by the coding sequence ATGCGTCAGCGTCCGAGCTTGGCGGCCGCCGCTCTGGCCATCCTCCTGGCCCTGTCCTGCGCTCCTGCCCTGGCCGGAGGATCCAGCAGCCCATCGGGAGCAGCCACACCCGCCACCCTGGAAAACGCCGGGAAGCAGGACCCCGAAGCCCCCCGCCCGGATAGCCGGCAGCCCGATGCCGCTGGCAGCACGCTGACTGCCACCCCGCCAGCCCCTTCATCCCCGCTGTCCGCCTCCTCCCCACTGCCGTCATCCTCCCCCCTGGCCGCGCCCGACGCTCCCGGCAGCCGACCGCGGGCCCGGTCGTCCGCAGTCTGGACGGTCAGTTTCGACCCGGCCGGTGGCAGCAGCGTCGGCCAGCAGGCCATCCCCGACAGGGGCCAGGCCAGCCGGCCCAGCCCCGACCCGTCCAAGGACGGATACCTGTTCGACGGCTGGTTCCAAGGCAACATTGCCTACGACTTCAACCAGCCCGTCACCAGCAGCATCACCCTCACCGCCCGATGGACCAGCGAGGACACGCAGCACTGGGCCATCAGCCCCAGCCAAGGACCCACAGCCGGAAACACCAAAACCACCCTCACCCCGCCCAAGCCAAGAGGCATCCGCTTCAGCCAAATCAGCCTGGGCTGGTTTCATTCTGCAGCCATAGGCTCCGACGGGAATCTCTACACCTGGGGAAGCAATGGCCACGGCCAGCTGGGCGACGGCACCACCGCCGACAAGCACACGCCGACCCAAGTCGGCAAGCCCCAAGGCGCAGCAGACGGGTTCACCTGGAAACAAACCAGCCTAGGAGAGAACCATTCCGCAGCATTAGGCTCCGACGGCCAGCTCTACGCCTGGGGAAGCAACAGCAGCGGCCAGCTGGGGCGTGAACCCTCCAACGCCTGGCCGGCCAGCCGGCCAGGACCGGTCGGCTTCCCCGGAAAACCACAAGCCACCAGCATCTGCTTCGACCAAACCCGGCAACAAGGCGCCTGCCTTGCCGCCGGCAAAAACCTGACGCCCAACCCCGACGGCACCTGGAACGCCACCACGCCCGCCTACACGCCAGGCCCCGTCCCCGCAGCCATCGACTGGACCCAGGACGGCAGACAGCAGCAAACCGACACAAGCAACACCTACCGGTACCTGTCCATCGCCAGCCTGCCCCTGACCGGAGGAAACGGCATGCTCCTCCTGCTCGCCACAGGACTGCTCGCCGCAGGAGCCGCCGCAGCCGCCAAAAACCGACGACAACAAACCCAAACAAACACTTCACACGAGTAA
- the fbaA gene encoding class II fructose-bisphosphate aldolase, producing MTLATPERYVAMLDAARRGSYAYPAINVTSTQTLNAALQGLDNAQSDGIIQVSVGGAAYLSGQRLADRVVGSIAFARFAHEVIARYPSITVALHTDHCAPKYLDEWVRPLLAYEKDQVAHGQDPLFQSHMWDGSSLSLRENLAMAAELLEQSRAAHTILEIEVGTVGGEEDGHSAAIDQRLYSSPEDGLKVVDALGLGERGHYMVAFTFGNVHGSYKPGVVKLRPDLLGQIQARTARAVSEGEVGGIPSPGSPADKPFLLVFHGGSGSQPEEIASAVAHGVVKMNVDTDTQYAFTRAAAGHMFANYDKVLKVDGEVGDKSEYDPRSWGRQAEDGMAARVVEACQQLGSAGRAMR from the coding sequence ATGACTTTAGCGACTCCTGAACGGTATGTGGCGATGCTCGATGCGGCCAGACGGGGGTCCTACGCCTATCCCGCCATCAATGTGACCAGCACGCAGACTCTGAACGCGGCCCTGCAGGGATTGGATAACGCTCAGTCCGACGGGATCATCCAGGTCTCGGTGGGAGGTGCCGCCTACCTCTCCGGACAGCGCCTGGCCGACCGGGTGGTTGGTTCCATCGCCTTTGCCAGATTCGCCCATGAAGTGATCGCCCGCTATCCGAGCATCACCGTGGCCCTGCATACGGACCACTGTGCCCCGAAGTACCTGGACGAATGGGTTCGGCCTCTGCTGGCCTACGAGAAGGACCAGGTGGCCCACGGTCAGGATCCACTCTTCCAGTCGCACATGTGGGACGGTTCCAGCCTGTCTCTGCGGGAGAATTTGGCCATGGCGGCAGAGCTGCTGGAGCAGTCCCGGGCCGCCCACACCATCCTGGAGATCGAGGTAGGCACTGTCGGCGGCGAGGAGGATGGTCATTCGGCCGCTATCGACCAGCGGCTCTATTCCTCGCCCGAGGACGGTCTCAAGGTGGTTGATGCCCTGGGTCTGGGCGAGCGCGGCCACTACATGGTGGCCTTCACCTTCGGCAACGTGCACGGATCCTACAAGCCCGGTGTGGTCAAACTGAGGCCCGACCTGCTGGGGCAGATCCAGGCCAGGACCGCCAGAGCCGTATCCGAGGGAGAGGTTGGCGGCATACCCTCCCCGGGCTCCCCTGCTGATAAGCCCTTCCTTTTGGTCTTCCATGGTGGTTCTGGTTCGCAGCCGGAGGAGATCGCCTCCGCCGTCGCTCATGGCGTGGTCAAGATGAATGTGGATACCGACACCCAGTACGCCTTCACCAGGGCCGCGGCAGGGCATATGTTCGCTAATTACGACAAGGTCCTCAAAGTGGATGGAGAGGTCGGCGACAAGAGCGAGTACGACCCCCGTTCCTGGGGACGCCAGGCCGAGGACGGGATGGCGGCTCGTGTAGTCGAGGCCTGCCAGCAGTTGGGCAGCGCGGGACGTGCCATGAGATGA
- a CDS encoding MFS transporter, which translates to MSESITTETTEATVDENRRSTKRALPALLTIFLLGTLMIQAFNLVFQNVGDSLGMSANASLISTLPGIVLGVVCMLYGTLCDYISPRKMTLFGVGALIIGSLLGFFGASNFWAVVLARMIQTAGGQVAGSVFLVMAMKYLSDKERAFYLGIFNAVYYASSAVGIFAGGLITSIDWRYLFLVPLVSILLIPPVLKYTPDTGIKGERIDVFGIALFALIAGFVAVYFSFPATWMLGVLAVLILIFAGYVWKGANPFLSRGFVTNGAYMAVLLALFVFYFFNFACVPIYNVIGDRIYGISLSQVSLCLTIVYIVATLVGCLSGVIMNAMGRLPMLILSALLMIAGAVGSALSLTSGFWVLTALASVFIAGITMSYTPLYDSFSATLPVDQNGRGIGIGDLMMNTSASIGMAVYSGLMANPQFGSHALGGVKTGIQAQVANMFWVMALTALLALIIVAVFHKAMSAKTSQE; encoded by the coding sequence ATGAGCGAATCCATCACCACCGAGACTACCGAAGCGACCGTTGATGAAAACCGCCGCAGCACCAAGCGGGCCCTGCCGGCCCTGCTGACCATCTTCCTGCTGGGCACACTGATGATCCAAGCCTTTAACCTGGTCTTCCAGAACGTGGGCGACTCCTTGGGAATGTCCGCCAACGCCTCGCTGATCAGCACCCTGCCTGGCATCGTCCTGGGCGTGGTCTGCATGCTCTACGGAACCCTCTGCGACTACATCTCCCCTCGGAAGATGACCCTGTTCGGCGTGGGCGCCCTGATCATCGGCAGCCTCCTGGGCTTCTTCGGCGCATCGAATTTCTGGGCCGTGGTCCTGGCCCGCATGATCCAGACTGCGGGTGGCCAGGTGGCCGGCTCGGTCTTCCTGGTCATGGCCATGAAATACCTGAGCGACAAGGAGCGCGCCTTCTATCTGGGTATCTTCAACGCCGTCTACTACGCCTCCTCTGCGGTGGGCATCTTCGCCGGCGGCCTGATCACCTCCATCGATTGGCGCTACCTCTTCCTGGTACCGCTGGTCTCCATTCTCCTGATCCCTCCGGTGCTCAAGTACACGCCTGACACCGGCATCAAGGGTGAGCGCATCGACGTCTTCGGCATCGCCCTGTTCGCGCTGATCGCCGGGTTCGTGGCCGTCTACTTCTCCTTCCCAGCCACCTGGATGCTGGGGGTGCTGGCCGTCCTGATCCTGATCTTTGCCGGCTATGTCTGGAAGGGCGCCAACCCCTTCCTGAGCCGAGGGTTCGTGACCAACGGCGCCTACATGGCTGTCCTGCTGGCCCTCTTCGTCTTCTACTTCTTCAACTTTGCCTGCGTGCCCATCTACAACGTGATCGGCGACCGGATCTACGGGATCTCCCTGAGCCAGGTCTCCCTCTGCCTGACAATCGTCTACATCGTGGCCACCCTGGTGGGCTGCCTGTCCGGAGTCATCATGAACGCCATGGGACGCCTGCCTATGCTGATCCTGTCCGCACTGCTCATGATCGCCGGAGCCGTAGGGTCGGCCCTTTCGCTCACCTCGGGCTTCTGGGTCCTGACTGCGCTGGCTTCGGTCTTCATCGCCGGCATCACCATGTCCTACACACCCCTCTACGATTCCTTCTCGGCCACCCTGCCCGTGGACCAGAACGGACGCGGCATCGGCATTGGGGATCTGATGATGAATACCTCGGCCTCCATCGGCATGGCCGTCTACAGCGGACTCATGGCCAATCCCCAATTCGGGTCACATGCTCTGGGGGGTGTCAAGACCGGCATTCAGGCTCAGGTGGCCAACATGTTCTGGGTCATGGCACTGACCGCCCTGCTGGCCCTGATCATCGTGGCCGTCTTCCACAAGGCCATGTCAGCCAAGACTTCCCAGGAGTAA
- the dcd gene encoding dCTP deaminase codes for MLLSDHDILDAHQAGHLNLDPWTPAMVQPSSVDVRLDRYFRVFNNHQYTYVDPAEDQGALTEQFEVPKGEPWILHPGEFVLGSTWEHVRLDSTLAARLEGKSSLGRLGILTHSTAGFVDPGFTGHITLELSNVSTLPVKLWPGMKIGQMCFFQLSSPAQYPYGSKHNGSHYQGQRGPTPSRSYINFYKADVSD; via the coding sequence ATGTTGCTCAGCGACCATGACATCCTGGATGCCCACCAGGCAGGACATCTGAATCTGGACCCTTGGACACCGGCCATGGTCCAGCCCTCCAGCGTGGATGTTCGCCTGGACCGTTATTTTCGAGTCTTCAACAACCATCAATACACCTATGTGGATCCGGCTGAGGACCAGGGGGCATTGACTGAGCAGTTCGAGGTGCCCAAGGGAGAACCCTGGATCCTGCACCCTGGAGAATTCGTCCTGGGCTCCACCTGGGAGCATGTCAGGCTGGACTCCACCCTGGCTGCCCGCCTGGAGGGCAAGAGTTCGCTGGGGCGCCTGGGGATCCTGACCCATTCCACCGCCGGATTCGTCGACCCGGGCTTTACGGGGCATATCACCCTGGAGCTGTCCAACGTGAGCACCTTGCCGGTCAAGCTTTGGCCTGGCATGAAGATCGGCCAAATGTGCTTCTTCCAGCTCTCCTCGCCCGCCCAGTACCCTTATGGGTCCAAGCACAATGGCTCCCACTACCAGGGCCAGCGCGGGCCAACCCCCTCCCGCTCCTACATCAATTTCTACAAGGCCGACGTTTCGGACTGA